A genomic window from Sporosarcina sp. Marseille-Q4063 includes:
- a CDS encoding rhamnogalacturonan acetylesterase encodes MMKNKVTIYLAADSTVRDYDSTRFPQAGWGQFIADYLTDEVIIKNHAVGGRSSKTFITEGRLAKIEDEISANDYLFIQMGHNDSTKDRPERYTEPYGSYKSYLQQYIDVARAKNAIPVLITPVGRLHYVNNEFLTDFGDYCNAMKELAEANDVFLIDLMKRSISYLTSIGYVNANGLYMISVNGTDCTHFTVKGANEMARLVSEGMKESASLAMYVK; translated from the coding sequence ATGATGAAAAATAAAGTTACAATCTATTTAGCTGCAGACTCCACGGTCCGTGACTATGATTCAACTCGATTCCCGCAAGCAGGATGGGGCCAATTCATCGCGGACTATTTAACCGACGAGGTAATTATCAAAAACCACGCAGTTGGTGGTCGAAGCTCCAAAACATTCATCACAGAAGGGCGTTTAGCCAAAATAGAAGATGAAATAAGCGCGAACGATTATCTTTTCATCCAAATGGGACATAACGACTCAACAAAAGATCGACCAGAACGCTATACAGAACCATACGGAAGCTATAAATCCTATTTACAGCAGTATATCGACGTAGCCAGAGCTAAAAATGCAATACCGGTTTTAATTACGCCTGTAGGCAGACTTCACTATGTAAATAATGAATTCTTAACGGACTTTGGTGACTACTGCAATGCAATGAAGGAATTAGCCGAAGCAAATGATGTATTCCTCATTGATTTGATGAAAAGAAGCATTTCCTATTTAACTTCAATCGGCTACGTAAATGCAAATGGGCTATATATGATTTCAGTAAACGGAACCGACTGCACACACTTCACCGTAAAAGGCGCAAACGAAATGGCGAGACTCGTTAGTGAAGGCATGAAAGAATCGGCAAGTCTAGCAATGTATGTGAAATGA
- a CDS encoding multi antimicrobial extrusion protein MatE: MKTISSFIHQIETGFLFLQSIKGISYRQLSAFFIPLGVSASLTSVTHVIINGTLSRGENAVFIIACYAVALSLFGIIERPMIVFRQTSSALVTDRKSFKLLGKFFIYVLVVTMLLSAGVAFSPIGGWMYTNIFGATPDMVKAISITFQVVLLVIIFSGIRGLYQGIIITQLATNWLTIGVVARLIAMFIAAYLFVHFDYITSVSGAIIFLVGMLVECLVSVYKGNLFLRKELNVEDPYQLTQADVSKFYFPMMYYFLLQTILIPVIYILLAKSHDLEMGIASFALAFSITNMILGFFMYTHQLVLQFYEHNKQKVVRFLIVVSILPTLLLCILCYTPVGMVYMRVIMGADEALSVATIAVLKFFIIKTLVFPWVDFLNGFLMLNRQTNKMLLAQVGNIIVVIVSLLFFVRISPHLNGINGSIAASLGELAGFIIVSVIIYRMSDRFRDKQMLKEKRR, translated from the coding sequence TTGAAAACGATTTCATCATTCATTCATCAAATAGAAACGGGGTTTTTATTTTTGCAATCAATAAAGGGCATATCGTACAGGCAGCTAAGCGCTTTTTTTATTCCGCTAGGGGTCTCGGCAAGTTTGACGTCAGTGACACATGTAATTATTAACGGTACTTTGAGTAGAGGCGAAAATGCTGTTTTTATCATTGCGTGTTATGCGGTGGCATTGTCTTTATTCGGCATAATTGAACGACCAATGATTGTTTTCAGACAAACTTCATCGGCATTGGTGACTGATCGGAAGTCATTTAAATTACTCGGCAAATTCTTCATATATGTTTTAGTCGTGACGATGCTATTGAGTGCCGGAGTGGCGTTTAGCCCCATAGGCGGTTGGATGTATACGAATATTTTCGGTGCTACGCCCGATATGGTAAAAGCGATTTCCATTACATTTCAAGTCGTTCTTTTAGTCATTATTTTTTCTGGAATTCGCGGGCTGTATCAAGGAATTATTATTACGCAGTTAGCGACCAACTGGTTAACGATTGGGGTCGTCGCTCGTCTTATCGCGATGTTTATCGCGGCTTATCTGTTTGTTCATTTTGATTATATTACGAGTGTTAGCGGCGCGATTATTTTTCTCGTGGGGATGCTTGTGGAATGTTTGGTGAGTGTGTACAAAGGGAATTTGTTTTTAAGAAAAGAATTGAATGTTGAGGATCCTTACCAATTAACGCAGGCGGATGTTTCTAAGTTTTATTTTCCGATGATGTATTATTTTCTGCTTCAAACAATTTTGATACCCGTCATTTATATTTTATTGGCGAAGTCACATGATCTTGAAATGGGAATTGCGTCATTTGCGTTGGCTTTTAGTATTACGAATATGATTCTAGGATTTTTCATGTATACACATCAACTCGTATTGCAATTTTACGAACATAATAAACAAAAAGTGGTCAGATTTCTGATTGTCGTAAGCATTTTACCGACGCTATTATTATGTATTTTATGCTATACGCCGGTAGGAATGGTGTATATGCGTGTGATTATGGGTGCTGATGAGGCGTTGTCAGTGGCAACGATTGCGGTGTTAAAGTTTTTTATCATTAAAACACTGGTATTTCCTTGGGTCGATTTTCTGAATGGGTTTTTAATGCTGAATAGACAGACAAATAAAATGCTTCTTGCACAGGTTGGGAATATTATTGTCGTGATTGTAAGTTTGCTATTCTTCGTTCGAATTTCGCCGCATTTAAACGGCATAAACGGCTCGATTGCTGCTTCATTAGGCGAGTTGGCTGGATTTATTATTGTTAGTGTTATTATTTATAGGATGAGTGATCGGTTTAGGGATAAACAGATGTTGAAAGAGAAACGTAGATAG
- a CDS encoding tagaturonate epimerase family protein, whose product MEHLLPTIDLLAEGKIASDSTGLKVYKASYTNSDDVHLLMVKDQAEKYILATGTGQLYDDLEGTSIGGKGKACPLTYENRLVLNRYFDYTAPRAFGTEIATIGLGDRLGLASPGHIETVQGKAIKPVLAQQSIRELTLTNRSMTDMLDAAAFAVFQEGYKGGYGADGDHIKEESDIKYALSLGVSMITLDCSDQIDKTIEEASDEVIASEFNNVPEDVKQRYFDKYLNKAFEVNGLSLTFDEASLMRNILLYDEAISYTTHVYNEYISKEDRAIDFEISIDETETVTAPISHFFVANELIERGVTVVSLAPRFCGEFQKGIDYIGDVEQFEVELREHALIAEHFGYKLSIHSGSDKFMVFPIIAEYTKGVFHVKTAGTNWLEAIRVIANVNPGLYRRMHTFALENFEEALKYYHVTPDLDSVASLDSVSDDQLAEYMNNDAARQLFHVTYGLILTAKDENDEFVFRDEFFKTLDEHEDDYRAALVKHIGRHIELLGL is encoded by the coding sequence ATGGAGCACTTATTACCAACGATTGATTTATTAGCAGAAGGAAAAATAGCTTCTGATTCAACTGGACTTAAAGTATACAAAGCATCATACACAAATAGCGATGATGTGCATTTATTGATGGTTAAAGATCAAGCGGAAAAATATATTTTAGCAACTGGTACCGGCCAATTATACGATGACTTAGAAGGCACGAGCATTGGTGGAAAAGGGAAGGCATGTCCTTTAACTTATGAAAACCGTCTCGTTCTAAATCGTTATTTCGATTATACAGCACCCCGTGCATTTGGCACTGAAATTGCAACAATCGGTTTAGGCGACCGTTTGGGATTAGCTTCACCAGGACATATCGAAACGGTTCAAGGTAAAGCAATTAAACCTGTTCTTGCACAACAAAGTATTCGCGAGTTGACACTGACAAATCGCTCAATGACAGATATGTTAGACGCTGCTGCCTTCGCAGTTTTCCAAGAAGGCTATAAAGGCGGATACGGTGCTGACGGAGACCATATTAAAGAAGAATCCGATATCAAATATGCTTTGTCATTAGGCGTATCAATGATTACACTTGACTGTTCAGATCAAATTGACAAAACAATCGAAGAAGCGTCAGATGAAGTCATCGCGTCGGAATTTAATAACGTACCTGAAGACGTTAAACAACGCTACTTTGATAAGTATTTAAACAAAGCATTTGAAGTGAACGGCTTGTCACTGACATTTGATGAAGCCTCATTGATGAGAAACATCTTGCTTTACGATGAAGCAATTTCGTACACAACACATGTCTACAATGAATACATTAGCAAAGAAGACCGCGCCATCGACTTTGAAATTTCGATTGATGAAACTGAAACGGTTACTGCACCGATTTCACACTTCTTCGTTGCAAATGAACTCATCGAAAGAGGCGTAACAGTAGTTAGTCTAGCGCCAAGGTTCTGTGGGGAATTCCAAAAAGGAATCGACTACATCGGGGACGTTGAACAATTTGAAGTTGAACTTCGTGAACACGCGCTGATTGCAGAACACTTTGGTTACAAACTAAGTATCCACTCGGGCAGTGATAAGTTCATGGTATTCCCGATTATCGCGGAATATACAAAAGGCGTTTTCCATGTGAAAACTGCTGGAACGAACTGGCTTGAAGCAATTCGAGTGATTGCGAATGTGAATCCAGGTCTATATAGACGCATGCATACATTCGCACTTGAAAACTTTGAAGAAGCGCTGAAGTATTACCATGTAACGCCAGATTTGGACAGCGTCGCTTCACTTGATAGCGTTTCAGACGATCAACTTGCAGAATATATGAACAACGATGCAGCCCGTCAATTATTCCACGTCACTTACGGTTTAATTTTAACGGCTAAAGACGAAAATGATGAATTTGTATTTAGAGACGAGTTCTTCAAAACACTCGACGAACACGAAGATGACTACCGCGCGGCACTTGTTAAACATATCGGTAGACATATTGAATTATTGGGATTGTAA
- the larE gene encoding ATP-dependent sacrificial sulfur transferase LarE, with amino-acid sequence MNETTIQKNLELGEILSGMGRVMVAFSGGVDSALVLKRAQEELGDQVLAVVVASELFRKQEFEDAVKLAEDMGVAVYKTEIKELDNPDIVANTPDSWYYSKKMLYTHLNELAERMDYPYVLDGMIMDDLDDFRPGMRARKEAGARSVLQEAKIYKKEVRELANELGLPVWDKPASCSLASRIPYGIEIDKQKIEQVDQAEIFLAKIGFPQVRVRHHDNVARIEVTPEEITKLVEQRDSIHLKLKSLGFTYVSLDLRGYRTGSMNEELPESVLKSV; translated from the coding sequence ATGAACGAAACAACTATTCAAAAGAATCTTGAATTAGGAGAAATCCTTTCTGGCATGGGACGCGTCATGGTAGCATTTTCTGGTGGAGTCGACAGCGCTTTAGTTTTAAAGAGAGCGCAAGAAGAACTAGGAGACCAAGTGTTGGCGGTTGTTGTTGCATCAGAACTATTCCGTAAGCAAGAGTTTGAAGATGCGGTTAAACTTGCAGAAGATATGGGTGTCGCTGTTTATAAAACAGAAATCAAAGAATTAGACAATCCGGATATCGTTGCTAACACTCCGGACAGTTGGTATTACAGTAAGAAAATGCTTTATACGCATTTGAATGAGCTAGCGGAACGCATGGATTATCCTTATGTTTTAGATGGCATGATCATGGACGATTTAGATGATTTCCGTCCGGGCATGCGCGCAAGAAAAGAAGCTGGCGCACGCAGCGTATTGCAAGAAGCAAAGATTTATAAGAAGGAAGTTCGCGAACTTGCAAATGAATTAGGACTCCCAGTATGGGATAAGCCTGCATCATGCAGTCTCGCATCAAGAATTCCATACGGCATCGAAATTGATAAACAAAAAATCGAACAAGTTGATCAAGCTGAAATCTTTTTAGCGAAAATCGGTTTCCCACAAGTCCGTGTTCGTCACCATGATAACGTAGCGCGAATTGAGGTAACTCCTGAAGAAATTACTAAATTAGTCGAGCAACGCGATAGCATCCATTTAAAGCTTAAATCACTTGGCTTTACTTATGTTTCACTAGATTTACGCGGATACCGCACAGGTAGCATGAATGAAGAACTGCCTGAGAGCGTACTGAAAAGCGTCTAA
- a CDS encoding lactate racemase domain-containing protein codes for MSIIDELLKDIPVPKMAKVKQTFDNEQLDDVDQALQDALKQEEIRKTVKPGMEIAVAVGSRGVDKIVEVTARTIKFLQDLGAKPFIVPSMGSHGGASAEGQIAVLAHLGVTEESANCEIRSSMEVVEIGKLENGLPVYVDKYASEADGIVVINRVKPHTAFRGTVESGIMKMIAIGLGKQKGAEACHQLGFEHMGKHIILMSNMILEKLPVLFGVATVENAFDKVAHVEVLLPDVIESRETELQKMAKKLLPKIDFKNIDVLVIDEIGKNISGDGMDPNITGRYPTPYAHGGPEVNKMVVLDLTPETEGNANGVGTADFTTQRLIDKTDWDATYANGLTSTVVAPTKAATTLKNDRLALKAAIKTCNIFDFTKVKMVRIKNTLELSEIEVSEALLNEVESNENLTKVSELYELTFDDEGNLA; via the coding sequence ATGAGTATCATTGACGAACTTTTAAAAGACATTCCAGTACCGAAAATGGCGAAGGTTAAGCAGACATTCGACAACGAACAGTTGGATGATGTTGATCAAGCATTGCAAGATGCATTGAAGCAAGAGGAAATTCGAAAAACGGTAAAGCCTGGAATGGAAATAGCTGTCGCTGTAGGAAGCCGTGGTGTTGACAAAATTGTCGAAGTGACTGCACGCACGATAAAGTTTTTACAAGATCTAGGTGCTAAACCGTTTATCGTTCCAAGCATGGGAAGTCACGGAGGCGCATCAGCAGAAGGACAAATCGCTGTTTTAGCCCATTTGGGTGTTACAGAAGAATCGGCTAACTGTGAAATTCGCTCGTCTATGGAAGTTGTAGAGATTGGAAAATTAGAAAATGGATTGCCTGTTTATGTTGATAAATATGCATCTGAAGCAGATGGAATTGTTGTTATCAACCGGGTAAAACCACATACTGCATTCAGAGGAACTGTTGAAAGCGGCATTATGAAGATGATCGCGATCGGTTTGGGTAAGCAAAAAGGTGCAGAAGCATGTCATCAGCTCGGATTTGAACATATGGGCAAACATATTATTCTAATGTCGAACATGATTCTCGAAAAATTGCCTGTACTTTTCGGTGTTGCAACGGTTGAAAATGCTTTTGACAAGGTTGCGCATGTTGAAGTATTGCTTCCGGATGTCATTGAATCGAGGGAAACTGAACTTCAAAAAATGGCGAAAAAGCTATTGCCGAAGATTGATTTCAAAAATATCGACGTTCTGGTCATTGATGAAATCGGTAAAAACATCAGTGGGGACGGCATGGATCCGAATATTACGGGACGTTATCCAACGCCTTATGCGCACGGCGGACCTGAAGTGAATAAAATGGTTGTTCTAGACTTGACGCCTGAAACTGAAGGAAACGCGAATGGTGTCGGAACTGCAGATTTCACGACACAACGTCTAATCGATAAAACAGATTGGGATGCGACGTATGCGAATGGTCTCACATCAACAGTCGTCGCACCAACGAAAGCTGCAACGACGTTGAAGAATGACCGCCTAGCTTTAAAAGCAGCGATTAAGACTTGTAATATTTTCGATTTCACTAAGGTTAAAATGGTACGCATCAAAAACACATTGGAACTTAGCGAGATTGAAGTGTCGGAAGCTTTATTGAACGAAGTTGAAAGTAATGAAAACCTAACGAAGGTATCAGAGCTATATGAATTGACGTTTGATGATGAAGGTAACTTAGCGTAA
- a CDS encoding SDR family oxidoreductase, whose product MGKLFDLTGKTAVAIGGNSVLGSSMVKGLADQGAQIAVVGRNLETAEKVVQEIIGKGGKAKAFRADVVSKESLENVATEIEAWSGGWDILLNAPGTNSPTPFFEIEEDEWDHILDVNLKGIMLTTQVFAKKMIDQERKGSIINISSVSSTTPLSRVFTYSVSKAGVNNMTQFLAREFAPYGIRVNAIIPGFFPAEQNRKILSEERIESIMGHTPMNRFGDPEELVGTAVWLASDKASSFVTGTLIRVDGGFGSMTI is encoded by the coding sequence ATGGGAAAATTATTTGATTTGACTGGGAAAACAGCTGTTGCAATTGGTGGAAACAGCGTATTGGGGTCATCCATGGTTAAAGGATTGGCGGACCAAGGCGCGCAAATTGCTGTAGTTGGCCGTAATTTAGAAACAGCGGAGAAAGTTGTACAAGAAATTATCGGAAAAGGTGGAAAAGCGAAAGCGTTCCGCGCAGATGTTGTTTCAAAGGAATCACTTGAAAACGTAGCAACTGAAATTGAAGCGTGGTCAGGCGGTTGGGATATTTTATTGAATGCGCCGGGAACGAATAGTCCGACACCGTTCTTTGAAATTGAAGAAGATGAGTGGGATCATATTTTAGATGTTAACTTAAAAGGCATCATGTTAACAACGCAAGTATTTGCGAAGAAAATGATTGATCAAGAAAGAAAAGGCAGCATCATTAATATTTCATCTGTATCTTCAACGACACCGCTTTCTAGAGTATTTACGTACTCTGTTTCAAAAGCAGGCGTTAATAATATGACACAATTTTTGGCACGCGAATTTGCGCCTTACGGCATTCGTGTCAATGCAATTATTCCTGGATTCTTCCCAGCGGAGCAAAACCGTAAAATCTTGAGTGAAGAAAGAATCGAATCCATCATGGGCCATACACCGATGAATCGTTTCGGTGATCCTGAAGAGTTAGTCGGTACGGCAGTTTGGTTAGCATCCGACAAAGCATCTAGCTTTGTTACGGGAACGCTGATTCGCGTTGACGGTGGATTTGGAAGTATGACAATTTAA
- a CDS encoding gluconokinase — translation MKKDLVLALDIGTTSAKAVLFELDGKLVASAERMVTSNYPQTDWVEQDPIEIERASVGAINDCMKKSNRKKEDVLTLGISCAMHSLICVNENYEPLSQAIIWADGRSNEQAKNLRETVGDSIYANTGLPNHPMSPLSKLLWMKETNFEPYKQAGYFISVKEYVLQKWFGRSIIDYSMASATGLFNMKTFDWDEEALELAGVNRNQLSRIVPPTEMLTRIKEDIAEEMGISSEMPFVIGSADGQLANLGSGAINPGEVAISAGTSGAIRQMIKGFEVSDSQETFCYAFTDELSILGGPTNNGGIALQWLKELIDYQGSFDELTAEAEKVAPGAEGVLFLPYINGERAPIWKQEAKGNFFGLSITHKKEHLVRAVLEGITYNLYHIGKALEDKVGEPEKIFVNGGLAQSPLWVQMLADVFGKDVYVSESHHSAAWGAAWTALVAMGKVDSFEEIKQNIPIEAIIKPNLDNHKIYAKAFEKYSGIASDLSKYF, via the coding sequence ATGAAAAAAGATTTAGTGCTCGCATTAGATATTGGAACGACAAGTGCAAAAGCGGTACTTTTTGAATTAGATGGGAAGTTAGTTGCGTCGGCTGAAAGAATGGTCACTTCTAATTATCCCCAAACAGATTGGGTCGAACAAGATCCTATTGAAATTGAAAGGGCTTCTGTCGGTGCTATTAATGATTGCATGAAGAAGTCGAATCGTAAAAAAGAAGATGTGTTAACGTTAGGGATTTCTTGTGCCATGCATTCATTGATTTGTGTGAACGAAAACTATGAACCGCTTTCTCAAGCTATAATTTGGGCAGACGGCCGAAGTAACGAGCAAGCCAAAAACCTTAGAGAAACCGTTGGCGATAGCATTTATGCCAATACGGGACTTCCAAATCATCCAATGTCACCGCTAAGTAAATTGCTTTGGATGAAAGAAACGAATTTCGAACCGTATAAACAAGCCGGCTATTTTATTTCCGTAAAAGAATACGTTCTTCAAAAGTGGTTTGGTCGCAGCATCATTGATTATTCAATGGCATCCGCTACAGGGTTATTTAATATGAAGACATTCGATTGGGATGAAGAAGCACTCGAACTCGCGGGTGTTAACAGAAACCAACTTTCGCGGATTGTGCCGCCGACAGAAATGCTTACTAGAATTAAAGAGGATATTGCTGAAGAGATGGGTATTTCAAGTGAGATGCCATTTGTCATCGGTTCTGCAGATGGTCAATTGGCGAATCTCGGAAGCGGGGCCATTAATCCGGGCGAAGTGGCGATATCCGCTGGGACGAGCGGAGCAATTCGACAAATGATTAAAGGTTTTGAAGTCAGTGATAGCCAAGAAACATTTTGTTATGCTTTCACTGATGAATTGTCAATCCTCGGGGGACCCACAAATAACGGTGGAATCGCCTTGCAGTGGTTGAAAGAACTTATCGATTATCAGGGCAGCTTTGACGAATTAACTGCAGAAGCAGAGAAAGTTGCTCCAGGTGCAGAAGGCGTGTTGTTTTTACCGTATATTAACGGGGAAAGAGCTCCGATATGGAAGCAAGAAGCTAAAGGTAACTTCTTTGGACTTTCCATTACACATAAAAAAGAACACTTAGTTCGTGCTGTTTTGGAAGGGATTACGTATAATCTATACCATATCGGGAAAGCGCTTGAAGATAAGGTCGGCGAACCCGAGAAAATATTCGTCAACGGCGGTTTAGCTCAATCTCCACTATGGGTGCAAATGCTTGCTGATGTATTTGGGAAAGATGTCTATGTATCCGAAAGTCACCATAGTGCGGCTTGGGGAGCGGCATGGACAGCGTTGGTCGCGATGGGTAAGGTGGATTCATTTGAAGAAATCAAACAGAATATCCCGATTGAAGCGATCATCAAACCAAATCTAGATAATCATAAAATCTATGCAAAAGCATTTGAAAAGTATAGTGGAATTGCGAGCGACTTATCGAAGTACTTTTAA
- the larB gene encoding nickel pincer cofactor biosynthesis protein LarB: MEDILKQVQQGTLTVEEAKIKLATYENLGFAKVDHHRKKRQGFPETIYGEGKSAEQISAIISAIRANNDYVLVTRITEEKSVEVQKNHPDLLYNNQAQILHSLRRSEDIFGTGYIAVVCAGTSDLRVAEEAAVTAEVFGCEVRRFYDVGVAGIHRLFDNIDEIQNATVSIVVAGMDGALPSVVGGLVSHPVIAVPTSVGYGASYNGLAALLTMLNSCASGISVVNIDNGFGGAYNAALIHKLAQRKEEG, translated from the coding sequence ATGGAAGACATTTTGAAGCAAGTTCAACAAGGCACGTTAACCGTTGAAGAAGCCAAAATAAAGTTGGCTACATATGAAAACCTGGGATTTGCGAAAGTAGATCATCATCGTAAAAAACGTCAAGGATTTCCTGAAACGATTTACGGGGAAGGGAAATCTGCTGAGCAAATTTCAGCCATCATTTCCGCAATCCGCGCGAATAATGATTATGTATTAGTGACGCGGATTACTGAAGAAAAATCGGTTGAAGTGCAAAAAAATCATCCCGATTTACTTTATAATAATCAAGCTCAAATTTTGCATTCTCTACGACGGAGCGAAGATATATTCGGCACGGGATATATTGCGGTTGTCTGCGCGGGCACATCAGATTTACGAGTTGCTGAAGAAGCTGCTGTTACTGCAGAAGTATTCGGCTGTGAAGTTCGTCGTTTTTATGATGTTGGGGTAGCTGGAATTCATCGTCTTTTTGATAATATCGATGAAATTCAAAATGCGACCGTTTCAATCGTAGTTGCGGGAATGGACGGTGCTCTGCCAAGTGTTGTCGGCGGACTTGTTTCACACCCTGTCATTGCGGTACCGACAAGTGTCGGTTACGGAGCAAGTTATAATGGTTTAGCCGCATTGTTGACGATGCTGAATTCTTGTGCATCCGGCATCAGTGTTGTAAATATCGATAATGGATTTGGCGGCGCTTATAATGCGGCATTGATCCATAAATTGGCGCAGCGAAAAGAGGAGGGGTGA
- the larC gene encoding nickel insertion protein produces the protein MSAKHPPNHAHIDQEMFKMEVNLDDISGEILGYLMDLLIESGANDVYYTSIYMKKNRPGILLQLLCSGENLDKMKRILFTETTTLGVRYYPLTVHRTERRFRKVSTKWGEVTVKEGIYEGKVIQCSPEYEECKKIAEHHKVPLKKVYEQVWKQLIE, from the coding sequence ATGAGTGCTAAACACCCTCCAAATCATGCTCATATAGATCAAGAAATGTTTAAAATGGAAGTCAATCTGGATGATATTTCAGGGGAAATCCTAGGCTATTTAATGGATTTATTGATCGAGTCTGGTGCTAATGATGTTTATTACACTTCGATTTATATGAAGAAAAACAGACCGGGTATTTTGCTTCAATTATTATGCTCCGGGGAAAATCTCGATAAGATGAAGCGAATCTTATTCACGGAAACGACAACTCTTGGGGTACGTTATTATCCTTTAACGGTGCATCGTACGGAGAGAAGGTTTCGAAAAGTGTCAACGAAGTGGGGAGAAGTGACCGTTAAAGAAGGCATTTATGAAGGAAAAGTCATTCAGTGCTCGCCGGAATATGAAGAATGTAAGAAAATCGCCGAACATCATAAGGTTCCGCTAAAAAAGGTATATGAACAGGTGTGGAAGCAGTTGATCGAGTAA
- a CDS encoding AEC family transporter, which yields MMELFIILKDIILPIFVIMALGFVMQTKFDLNIQTLARLSIYFLVPGFIFVKLYSTNISLNLFGKILLFFILYVVILFVISHFIGNALGLEKGEKTTFSNSTMFFNSGNYGVPVNDLVFKSDPLAMSIQVIMLTLQNIFLFSYGIFSLQSIKVGKLKAALGYFRMPVLYAMLAGVLLNVYNVPIPSFIWVPANYIADAMIAMALFTLGAQVAKIKFSTGLTTVYYSLALRLAIGPLIALSIIYIFKVDGIVAQALLIGSAMPTSVNSAVIAEEYNNHPDLAAQIVLFSTLFSAITVTLVIYLARFLF from the coding sequence TTGATGGAACTATTTATCATTCTTAAAGACATTATATTGCCGATATTCGTGATCATGGCATTAGGTTTTGTGATGCAGACGAAATTCGATTTGAACATTCAAACGTTAGCCAGATTGAGTATTTACTTTCTCGTTCCGGGTTTCATTTTCGTAAAGTTATATAGCACGAATATCTCACTCAACTTGTTTGGAAAGATATTGCTCTTTTTCATTCTATATGTTGTAATTCTTTTTGTGATTTCTCATTTTATCGGGAATGCTCTCGGTTTGGAAAAAGGGGAGAAAACTACTTTTTCCAACAGTACCATGTTTTTCAATTCGGGTAATTACGGGGTTCCTGTAAATGATTTAGTGTTCAAAAGTGATCCGTTGGCGATGTCGATTCAAGTTATTATGCTGACATTGCAAAACATCTTTCTTTTTTCGTATGGTATTTTTTCTTTGCAATCTATTAAAGTAGGGAAATTGAAGGCTGCACTTGGCTATTTTCGAATGCCTGTTTTGTATGCGATGTTGGCAGGGGTATTATTAAATGTTTACAACGTTCCGATCCCGTCGTTCATTTGGGTTCCGGCAAATTATATCGCAGATGCGATGATTGCCATGGCATTATTTACATTAGGCGCGCAGGTTGCCAAGATTAAGTTTTCGACTGGTTTGACGACGGTTTATTATAGTTTGGCTCTTAGACTAGCGATTGGCCCGTTAATTGCGTTATCGATTATATACATATTTAAAGTGGACGGAATCGTGGCTCAAGCATTATTAATCGGGTCGGCAATGCCTACGTCAGTCAATAGTGCGGTTATTGCTGAGGAATACAATAATCATCCAGATTTGGCGGCACAGATCGTGTTGTTCTCGACGTTGTTTAGTGCGATTACGGTTACGCTTGTTATTTATTTGGCTAGGTTTTTATTTTGA